In the Streptomyces sp. NBC_00525 genome, one interval contains:
- a CDS encoding CGNR zinc finger domain-containing protein, whose amino-acid sequence MNERDSAPGGLALVEALVNTLDVETGADSLDTAEGRAPFALAEPDLPAARVLREALRAACLAHAGHCSDDSPLCELDRLLAEAPLRVTVDAAGVAALRPVQEPPGLTARIAAAVAAAAADGTWARLKACEAADCRWAYYDRSPAGRRRWCSMSVCGARAKMRTYRARRG is encoded by the coding sequence ATGAATGAGAGGGATTCCGCGCCCGGTGGGCTCGCGCTGGTCGAGGCGCTGGTCAACACCCTGGACGTCGAGACCGGCGCGGACAGCCTCGACACGGCGGAGGGGCGTGCCCCCTTCGCCCTCGCGGAGCCCGACCTCCCGGCGGCCCGCGTGCTGCGCGAGGCCCTGCGCGCCGCCTGCCTGGCGCACGCCGGACACTGCTCGGACGACAGCCCGCTGTGCGAACTGGACCGGCTGCTCGCCGAGGCGCCGCTTCGGGTCACGGTGGACGCGGCGGGCGTGGCGGCGCTGCGCCCGGTGCAGGAGCCGCCGGGGCTGACGGCGCGGATCGCCGCCGCGGTCGCCGCCGCGGCGGCGGACGGCACCTGGGCCAGGCTCAAGGCGTGCGAGGCGGCGGACTGCCGCTGGGCCTACTACGACCGCAGCCCGGCGGGGCGCCGCCGCTGGTGCTCGATGTCGGTGTGCGGGGCGCGCGCGAAGATGCGTACGTACCGGGCGCGTCGCGGCTGA
- a CDS encoding 5-(carboxyamino)imidazole ribonucleotide synthase, which produces MTFPVVGMVGGGQLARMTHEAGIPLGIKFKLLSDTAQDSAAQVVGEVVVGDYRDLETLRAFARGCDVITFDHEHVPTEHLRALEADGIPVRPGPDALVHAQDKGVMRAKLTEIGAPCPRHRIVADPADVAAFAGEAGGFPVVLKTVRGGYDGKGVWVVRSEADAAEPFRAGVPVLAEEKVDFVRELAADIVRSPHGQAVAYPVVESIQVNGVCDTVIAPAPDLDEELAGEAQQLALRIAAELGVVGHLAVELFETRDGRILVNELAMRPHNSGHWTMDGAITSQFANHVRAVLDLPLGDPRPRAPWTVMCNVLGGDYPDMYQGYLHCMARDPQLKIHMYGKDVKPGRKVGHVNTYGDDLADVRERARHAADYLRGTITE; this is translated from the coding sequence GTGACGTTCCCGGTAGTCGGCATGGTCGGTGGCGGTCAACTCGCCCGAATGACCCACGAGGCGGGCATCCCCCTCGGCATCAAGTTCAAGCTCCTCAGCGACACCGCTCAGGACTCAGCGGCCCAGGTGGTGGGCGAGGTCGTCGTCGGCGACTATCGCGACCTGGAGACGCTGCGGGCCTTCGCGCGCGGCTGTGACGTGATCACCTTCGATCACGAGCACGTGCCCACCGAGCATCTGCGGGCCCTGGAGGCGGACGGCATCCCCGTCCGCCCCGGCCCCGACGCCCTGGTGCACGCCCAGGACAAGGGGGTGATGCGCGCGAAGCTCACCGAGATCGGCGCGCCCTGCCCCCGCCACCGCATCGTGGCCGACCCGGCCGACGTCGCGGCCTTCGCCGGGGAGGCCGGGGGCTTCCCCGTCGTCCTGAAGACCGTGCGCGGCGGCTACGACGGCAAGGGCGTCTGGGTGGTCCGCTCCGAGGCGGACGCCGCCGAGCCGTTCCGGGCCGGGGTCCCGGTCCTGGCCGAGGAGAAGGTCGACTTCGTACGGGAGCTCGCGGCCGACATCGTCCGCTCGCCGCACGGCCAGGCCGTCGCCTACCCGGTCGTCGAGTCCATCCAGGTGAACGGCGTCTGCGACACGGTCATCGCCCCGGCCCCCGACCTGGACGAGGAGCTGGCGGGCGAGGCCCAGCAGCTCGCGCTGCGCATCGCCGCCGAGCTGGGCGTCGTCGGCCACCTCGCGGTGGAGCTGTTCGAGACCAGGGACGGGCGCATCCTCGTCAACGAGCTGGCCATGCGCCCGCACAACTCCGGCCACTGGACCATGGACGGCGCGATCACCTCGCAGTTCGCCAACCACGTCCGGGCGGTCCTGGACCTCCCGCTCGGTGACCCGCGCCCCCGCGCCCCCTGGACGGTCATGTGCAACGTCCTGGGCGGCGACTACCCGGACATGTACCAGGGCTATCTGCACTGCATGGCGCGCGACCCGCAGCTCAAGATCCACATGTACGGAAAGGACGTGAAGCCCGGTCGCAAGGTCGGCCACGTCAACACCTACGGCGACGACCTGGCGGACGTGCGCGAGCGCGCCCGGCACGCGGCCGACTATCTGCGAGGAACGATCACCGAATGA
- the purE gene encoding 5-(carboxyamino)imidazole ribonucleotide mutase — protein sequence MTSPASTAPVVGIVMGSDSDWPVMEAAAKALDEFEIPYEVDVVSAHRMPREMIAYGENAAGRGLKAIIAGAGGAAHLPGMLASVTPLPVIGVPVPLKYLDGMDSLMSIVQMPAGIPVATVSVAGARNAGLLAVRILAAADPELRDRMTEFLGDLNDQATEKGKRLRQKVAGTESFGFGK from the coding sequence ATGACTTCCCCCGCCTCCACCGCACCGGTCGTCGGCATCGTCATGGGCTCGGACTCCGACTGGCCCGTCATGGAAGCGGCGGCCAAGGCCCTCGACGAGTTCGAGATCCCCTACGAGGTCGACGTCGTCTCCGCCCACCGCATGCCCCGCGAGATGATCGCGTACGGCGAGAACGCGGCCGGCCGCGGCCTCAAGGCGATCATCGCGGGCGCGGGCGGCGCCGCCCACCTGCCCGGCATGCTCGCCTCGGTCACCCCGCTGCCCGTCATCGGCGTACCGGTCCCGCTGAAGTACCTCGACGGCATGGACAGCCTCATGTCCATCGTCCAGATGCCCGCCGGCATCCCCGTCGCCACGGTCTCCGTCGCCGGCGCGCGCAACGCCGGACTGCTGGCCGTCCGCATCCTGGCCGCGGCCGACCCCGAGCTCCGGGACCGGATGACGGAGTTCCTGGGCGACCTGAACGACCAGGCGACCGAGAAGGGCAAGCGGCTGCGCCAGAAGGTGGCCGGCACGGAGTCCTTCGGCTTCGGGAAGTAG
- a CDS encoding UDP-glucose dehydrogenase family protein has protein sequence MALTRITVIGTGYLGATHAAAMAELGFEVLGLDVVPEKIEMLSAGRVPMYEPGLEEMLRRHVVGVEGASGRLRFTTSWEEVAEFGDVHFVCVNTPQKHGEYACDMTYVESAFDSLAPLLTRPALVVGKSTVPVGSASRLAARLAELAPVGAGAELAWNPEFLREGFAVQDTLHPDRIVVGVTSERAEKLLREVYAVPVAEGSPFVVTDYPTAELVKTAANSFLATKISFINAMAEVCEAADGDVAKLAEAIGHDDRIGKKFLRAGIGFGGGCLPKDIRAFMARAGELGADQALTFLREVDSINMRRRGHMVELAREAVGGGSFLGRRVAVLGATFKPDSDDVRDSPALNVAGQVHLQGGQVTVYDPKGMDNARRLFPTLGYAESALDAVRGADVVLHLTEWREFRELDPEALGAVAGRRIILDGRNALDPAVWREAGWTFRAMGRPTA, from the coding sequence ATGGCCCTCACCAGGATCACCGTGATCGGCACCGGCTACCTGGGGGCCACCCATGCCGCGGCCATGGCGGAGCTGGGCTTCGAGGTCCTGGGGCTCGACGTGGTGCCCGAGAAGATCGAGATGCTGTCCGCCGGCCGGGTGCCGATGTACGAACCCGGTCTCGAGGAGATGCTGCGGCGGCATGTCGTGGGCGTCGAGGGGGCCAGCGGGCGGCTGCGGTTCACCACCTCGTGGGAGGAGGTCGCCGAGTTCGGCGACGTCCACTTCGTCTGCGTGAACACCCCGCAGAAGCACGGCGAGTACGCCTGCGACATGACGTACGTGGAGAGCGCCTTCGACTCGCTGGCGCCGCTGCTGACCCGGCCCGCCCTGGTCGTCGGCAAGTCCACCGTGCCCGTCGGCTCCGCCTCCCGCCTCGCCGCCCGGCTCGCGGAGCTGGCCCCCGTGGGCGCCGGCGCGGAGCTGGCCTGGAACCCGGAGTTCCTGCGCGAGGGCTTCGCCGTCCAGGACACCCTGCACCCGGACCGGATCGTCGTCGGCGTGACCAGCGAGCGGGCCGAGAAGCTGCTGCGCGAGGTGTACGCCGTCCCGGTCGCGGAGGGCTCCCCGTTCGTCGTGACGGACTACCCGACCGCCGAGCTGGTGAAGACGGCCGCCAACTCCTTCCTGGCCACCAAGATCTCGTTCATCAACGCCATGGCGGAGGTCTGCGAGGCCGCCGACGGCGATGTGGCCAAGCTCGCCGAGGCCATCGGGCACGACGACCGCATCGGGAAGAAGTTCCTGCGGGCCGGCATCGGCTTCGGCGGCGGCTGCCTGCCCAAGGACATCCGCGCCTTCATGGCCCGCGCCGGTGAGCTGGGCGCCGACCAGGCGCTGACCTTCCTGCGCGAGGTCGACTCGATCAACATGCGCCGCCGGGGCCACATGGTGGAGCTGGCCCGCGAGGCCGTGGGCGGCGGCTCCTTCCTCGGCCGGCGGGTCGCCGTGCTCGGCGCCACGTTCAAGCCGGACTCGGACGACGTACGGGACTCGCCCGCGCTCAACGTCGCGGGGCAGGTCCACCTCCAGGGCGGCCAGGTCACCGTCTACGACCCCAAGGGCATGGACAACGCCCGCCGGCTCTTCCCGACCCTCGGCTACGCGGAGAGCGCGCTCGACGCGGTGCGCGGCGCCGACGTCGTCCTGCATCTGACGGAGTGGCGGGAGTTCCGCGAGCTGGACCCGGAGGCGCTGGGCGCGGTCGCGGGCCGCCGGATCATCCTCGACGGGCGCAACGCGCTGGACCCGGCCGTGTGGCGCGAGGCCGGCTGGACGTTCCGCGCGATGGGCCGCCCCACCGCCTGA
- a CDS encoding acyl-CoA dehydrogenase family protein, translating to MAGSTDFDLYRPAEEHELLRETVRALAEAKIAPHAAAVDEEARFPQEALDALTAADLHAVHVPEEYGGAGADALATVIVIEEVARACASSSLIPAVNKLGSLPVVLSGSEALKKKYLGPLAKGDGMFSYCLSEPDAGSDAAGMKTRAVRDGDFWVLNGVKRWITNAGVSEYYTVMAVTDPEKRSKGISAFVVEKSDEGVSFGAPEKKLGIKGSPTREVYFDNVRIPADRMIGEEGTGFATAMKTLDHTRITIAAQALGIAQGALDYAKGYVKERKQFGKPIADFQGVQFMLADMAMKLEAARQLTYAAAAKSERVDGDLTFFGAAAKCFASDAAMEITTDAVQLLGGYGYTRDYPVERMMRDAKITQIYEGTNQVQRIVMARNLP from the coding sequence TTGGCGGGTTCGACCGATTTCGACCTGTACCGTCCGGCCGAGGAGCACGAGCTGCTCCGTGAGACGGTGCGTGCGCTCGCCGAGGCGAAGATCGCCCCGCACGCGGCCGCGGTCGATGAGGAGGCCCGCTTCCCGCAGGAGGCGCTGGACGCCCTGACCGCCGCCGATCTGCACGCGGTGCACGTACCGGAGGAGTACGGCGGCGCCGGCGCCGACGCGCTCGCCACGGTCATCGTGATCGAGGAGGTGGCCCGTGCCTGCGCCTCCTCCTCCCTGATCCCGGCCGTGAACAAGCTCGGCTCGCTCCCGGTCGTCCTGTCCGGCTCCGAGGCCCTGAAGAAGAAGTACCTGGGCCCGCTGGCCAAGGGCGACGGCATGTTCTCGTACTGCCTCTCCGAGCCGGACGCGGGCTCCGACGCGGCCGGCATGAAGACCCGCGCCGTGCGCGACGGCGACTTCTGGGTCCTCAACGGCGTGAAGCGCTGGATCACCAACGCGGGCGTCTCCGAGTACTACACGGTCATGGCCGTCACCGACCCGGAGAAGCGCTCCAAGGGCATCTCGGCCTTCGTCGTCGAGAAGTCCGACGAGGGCGTCTCCTTCGGCGCGCCCGAGAAGAAGCTCGGCATCAAGGGCTCCCCGACCCGCGAGGTCTACTTCGACAACGTCCGCATCCCCGCCGACCGCATGATCGGCGAGGAGGGTACCGGCTTCGCCACCGCGATGAAGACCCTGGACCACACCCGCATCACCATCGCGGCCCAGGCCCTCGGCATCGCGCAGGGCGCCCTCGACTACGCCAAGGGCTACGTCAAGGAGCGCAAGCAGTTCGGCAAGCCGATCGCCGACTTCCAGGGCGTCCAGTTCATGCTCGCCGACATGGCCATGAAGCTGGAGGCCGCCCGCCAGCTCACCTACGCGGCCGCCGCCAAGTCGGAGCGCGTCGACGGCGACCTGACGTTCTTCGGCGCCGCCGCCAAGTGCTTCGCCTCCGACGCCGCCATGGAGATCACCACCGACGCGGTCCAGCTCCTCGGCGGCTACGGCTACACCCGCGACTACCCGGTGGAGCGCATGATGCGCGACGCCAAGATCACCCAGATCTACGAGGGCACCAACCAGGTCCAGCGCATCGTCATGGCCCGCAACCTGCCGTAG
- a CDS encoding DUF397 domain-containing protein: MPGTDLYSLPIDGATFYKACGGSTHPDGESCATLAKIGPQAWAMGDSKRPGAEPLRFTTEELNAAGIDPARFGLSA; encoded by the coding sequence ATGCCCGGAACCGACCTGTACAGCCTGCCCATCGACGGCGCCACGTTCTACAAGGCGTGCGGGGGCAGCACGCATCCGGATGGCGAGTCCTGCGCCACGCTGGCGAAGATCGGCCCCCAGGCATGGGCGATGGGCGACAGCAAGCGCCCCGGTGCGGAGCCTTTGCGCTTCACCACCGAGGAACTGAACGCGGCCGGTATCGACCCGGCCCGCTTCGGCCTGTCCGCCTGA
- a CDS encoding dipeptidase: MTDRLDRARELLAEYPVVDGHNDLPWALREQVGYDLAARDIATDQSAHLHTDIPRLRAGGVGAQFWSVYVRSDLAGDAAVSATLEQIDAVAELLDRYPADLRRALTADDMEAARAEGRIASLMGAEGGHSIANSLGTLRGLYALGVRYMTLTHNDNIAWADSATDEPGVGGLSPFGHEVVREMNRTGMLVDLSHVAATTMRDALATSVAPVMFSHSSSRAVCDHPRNIPDDVLELLPANGGIAMATFVPKFVLPEAVAWTQAADENLRAHGLHHLDTTARAMELHAAFEAAQPRPVATVATIADHLDHMRDVAGIDHVGIGGDYDGTAFLPHGLESVAGYPNLVAELMRRNWSAADLAKLTWRNAVRVLRAAEDVAREQRALRGPSHARIEQLDAPAA, translated from the coding sequence GTGACGGACCGACTGGACCGGGCGCGGGAACTCCTCGCCGAGTACCCCGTGGTCGACGGCCACAACGACCTGCCGTGGGCGCTGCGCGAGCAGGTCGGCTACGACCTGGCCGCACGGGACATCGCCACCGACCAGTCGGCCCACCTGCACACCGACATCCCCCGGCTGCGCGCCGGGGGCGTCGGCGCCCAGTTCTGGTCCGTCTACGTACGCTCCGACCTCGCGGGCGACGCCGCCGTCAGCGCGACCCTGGAACAGATCGACGCCGTCGCCGAACTGCTCGACCGCTACCCGGCCGACCTGCGGCGCGCCCTGACCGCCGACGACATGGAGGCCGCCCGCGCCGAGGGCCGGATCGCGTCCCTGATGGGCGCCGAGGGCGGCCACTCCATCGCGAACTCGCTGGGCACCCTGCGCGGCCTGTATGCCCTGGGCGTCCGCTACATGACGCTCACCCACAACGACAACATCGCCTGGGCCGACTCCGCGACCGACGAGCCCGGCGTCGGCGGCCTCTCGCCCTTCGGCCACGAGGTCGTCCGCGAGATGAACCGCACCGGCATGCTGGTGGACCTCTCGCACGTCGCCGCGACGACCATGCGGGACGCGCTGGCCACCTCCGTCGCGCCGGTGATGTTCTCGCACTCCTCGTCGCGCGCCGTCTGCGACCACCCGCGCAACATCCCGGACGACGTGCTGGAACTGCTCCCGGCCAACGGCGGCATCGCCATGGCCACCTTCGTCCCCAAGTTCGTCCTGCCCGAGGCCGTCGCCTGGACGCAGGCCGCCGACGAGAACCTGCGCGCCCACGGGCTGCACCACCTGGACACCACCGCGCGCGCCATGGAACTGCACGCCGCGTTCGAGGCGGCCCAGCCCCGCCCGGTCGCCACGGTGGCCACCATCGCCGACCACCTCGACCACATGCGCGACGTCGCCGGCATCGACCACGTCGGCATCGGCGGCGACTACGACGGCACCGCCTTCCTCCCGCACGGCCTGGAGAGCGTCGCCGGCTACCCGAACCTGGTCGCGGAGCTGATGCGCCGCAACTGGTCCGCCGCCGACCTGGCCAAGCTCACCTGGCGCAACGCCGTACGGGTGCTGCGCGCCGCCGAGGACGTGGCCCGCGAGCAGCGGGCGCTGCGCGGCCCGTCGCACGCGAGGATCGAACAGCTGGACGCCCCGGCGGCCTAG
- a CDS encoding GtrA family protein → MSERGALRARLESLAREVAKFGVVGAVGLVVNIVVSNLLWRYTEIPTVRAGLLATFVAILCNYVGFRHWTYRDRDKTGRTRELTLFLLFSAAGAVIETGVLYVATYGFGWDTPVQSNVFKIVGIGVATLFRFWSYRTWVFKALPAPEAAADKGALVTVPAPAVREADAARR, encoded by the coding sequence ATGAGCGAGCGAGGCGCACTGCGGGCCCGGCTGGAGTCGCTGGCCCGGGAGGTCGCCAAGTTCGGCGTGGTCGGCGCTGTCGGCCTGGTGGTCAACATCGTCGTGTCGAACCTGCTGTGGCGCTACACGGAGATCCCGACCGTGCGGGCCGGGCTGCTCGCCACGTTCGTCGCGATCCTCTGCAATTACGTGGGCTTCCGCCACTGGACGTACCGCGACCGCGACAAGACCGGCCGCACCCGCGAGCTGACCCTGTTCCTGCTGTTCAGCGCGGCGGGCGCGGTGATCGAGACGGGAGTGCTGTACGTGGCGACGTACGGGTTCGGCTGGGACACCCCGGTGCAGAGCAACGTCTTCAAGATCGTCGGGATCGGTGTCGCGACGCTGTTCCGCTTCTGGTCCTACCGGACGTGGGTCTTCAAGGCGCTGCCCGCGCCGGAGGCGGCTGCTGACAAAGGAGCCCTGGTGACCGTGCCCGCCCCGGCGGTGCGCGAGGCGGATGCGGCACGGCGGTAG
- a CDS encoding VOC family protein, with product MALATVGAVVLDCPDPVALADFYAALLGGEVRRQEDWVDLEGSAGAPLAFQAAPGFVPPKWPRADASQQVHLDLKVADLDAAEREVLALGATVLDAEDRERSFRVYADPAGHPFCLCAC from the coding sequence ATGGCTCTGGCCACAGTGGGTGCCGTCGTCCTGGACTGTCCCGACCCCGTCGCCCTGGCGGACTTCTACGCCGCGCTGCTCGGCGGCGAGGTCCGGCGGCAGGAGGACTGGGTGGACCTCGAAGGAAGCGCCGGCGCCCCGCTCGCCTTCCAGGCCGCGCCCGGCTTCGTACCGCCGAAGTGGCCGCGCGCGGACGCCTCGCAGCAGGTCCATCTGGACCTGAAGGTGGCGGATCTGGACGCGGCGGAGCGCGAGGTGCTGGCGCTGGGCGCGACGGTGCTGGACGCGGAGGACCGGGAGCGCTCCTTCCGGGTGTATGCCGACCCGGCGGGGCACCCGTTCTGCCTCTGCGCCTGCTGA
- a CDS encoding helix-turn-helix domain-containing protein, producing MNNINIGRALRELREAGGRQAKAVARSAVMSPSKLSKIENEALAPSVMDVERILTALEVSEEVKARLTEAARKAATEATAWRILRRTGLHKHQDEIRAIEAQTSLMRLFQPSCFPGLLQTPEYARAILSRHGYTQGALEKMMGARLLRQEVLHDTARTFRFVVTESVLRWKIVRPSMLAAQLDKLITMSRMPNVSIGVLPLSAPMTDLPSSSFVLFDTNLAIIEIPHAEITTTEAKDVELYLNKFDGFEGAAVTGEEMRRFVAGLRDDFLRQQESG from the coding sequence GTGAACAACATCAATATCGGTCGGGCGCTGCGGGAACTGCGAGAGGCCGGCGGAAGGCAGGCCAAGGCGGTCGCCCGTAGCGCTGTCATGTCTCCGAGCAAGCTCAGCAAGATCGAGAACGAAGCGCTTGCGCCGAGCGTGATGGACGTGGAGCGCATCCTCACGGCCTTGGAGGTCTCGGAGGAGGTCAAGGCCCGACTCACCGAAGCTGCCCGCAAGGCGGCCACGGAGGCGACGGCATGGCGCATCTTGCGGCGTACCGGGCTCCACAAGCACCAGGACGAGATCCGGGCGATTGAAGCTCAAACGAGCCTCATGCGGCTGTTTCAGCCGTCGTGCTTTCCCGGCCTACTCCAGACCCCCGAGTATGCCCGCGCCATTCTTAGCAGACACGGGTACACGCAAGGTGCCCTGGAGAAGATGATGGGCGCACGTCTGCTCCGGCAAGAGGTCTTGCACGACACCGCCCGAACCTTTCGGTTCGTGGTCACCGAGTCCGTACTCAGATGGAAAATCGTTCGCCCTTCGATGCTGGCAGCGCAGCTGGACAAGCTCATCACCATGTCGAGAATGCCGAACGTGAGCATCGGGGTACTCCCTCTATCGGCACCCATGACCGACTTGCCCAGTTCCTCGTTCGTTCTCTTCGACACCAACCTGGCCATTATCGAGATCCCTCACGCAGAGATCACCACTACGGAAGCCAAGGACGTCGAGCTGTACCTGAACAAGTTCGACGGCTTCGAGGGCGCGGCCGTCACGGGCGAGGAAATGCGGCGCTTCGTCGCGGGGCTCCGGGACGACTTCTTGAGGCAACAGGAATCGGGCTAG
- a CDS encoding DUF6879 family protein, with protein MNISPDEFGKLFTEFQREAFRLETLDDYSKSGGVDAYHAFLAGRPQPEEYKSAGWVTTVRDATQAGKRMYRVHVLARPLSDYLRFELGWGYARNQEAGEKFFILDTTEQPNPLEGVPDFWAFDERSVVTMQYGGGGEFLGAELIPEEQAREWLERRDAAMSNAVPFRDWWEQHKPA; from the coding sequence GTGAACATCTCGCCTGACGAATTCGGAAAGCTCTTCACTGAGTTTCAGCGGGAAGCGTTCCGGCTGGAGACCCTGGACGATTACAGCAAATCGGGCGGGGTCGACGCCTACCACGCATTCTTGGCCGGTAGGCCGCAGCCGGAAGAGTACAAGTCAGCCGGTTGGGTCACGACCGTACGAGATGCCACGCAAGCCGGAAAGCGCATGTACCGCGTGCACGTCCTGGCTCGCCCCCTGAGTGATTACCTGCGGTTCGAGCTCGGTTGGGGTTACGCCCGGAACCAAGAAGCCGGGGAGAAGTTCTTCATCCTCGACACCACCGAACAGCCGAACCCGCTGGAGGGTGTGCCGGACTTCTGGGCCTTCGATGAACGCTCGGTCGTGACTATGCAGTACGGCGGCGGTGGAGAGTTCCTGGGCGCAGAACTGATCCCCGAGGAGCAGGCGCGGGAATGGCTGGAGCGTCGAGACGCAGCCATGAGTAACGCTGTGCCGTTCCGCGACTGGTGGGAGCAGCACAAGCCGGCGTGA
- a CDS encoding serine/threonine-protein kinase, with translation MTEIFQPLQETDPVVVGGYRLAARLGAGGMGRVYLSHTEGGRPVAIKVVRPELADDPDFRKRFRREVRAARRVRGAYTAELLDADPDCAQPWLATLYVPGPSLSQAVARRGSLPVPALLWLMAGTAEALRAIHAEGIVHRDLKPSNVLLASDGPRVIDFGIALAADATAYTATGHPLGTPAYMAPEQASMQPITAATDVFALAQTAAFAALGRPLYGDGPGVDVLYRIVHSEPELAPLPEPLRPLFARCLAADPAERPAPAEIVDWCRQRLGAVAEADGVPAVWREIGGPESEVPPPVPEATPAQPEPPAGPATPGPAQDGRRARRRRAALVSAVGAVSALLAAVLAWQTVGPGGGDAHRDTAGTPAAPAAPSKDTDTGGATRKASPTPTPTPTPSPSPSEPLPEPYPMVMLSAQRSLNLADPDVPLTSGKGEVRFGCGTNGCALMSDASVFAQPSDKPGTTLDDCRQRFTYEKAHRLPTAVVANGSEICIKNPSGDIALFVIATKSTAVPASAFLLGDITVWRGAVERGSVEQGAL, from the coding sequence GTGACGGAGATATTCCAGCCACTTCAGGAGACCGACCCGGTGGTGGTGGGCGGCTACCGGCTTGCCGCCCGGCTGGGCGCGGGCGGCATGGGCCGCGTCTACCTCTCGCACACCGAGGGCGGCCGGCCGGTGGCGATCAAGGTCGTACGCCCGGAGCTGGCCGACGACCCGGACTTCAGGAAGCGGTTCCGCCGGGAGGTCCGGGCGGCCCGCCGGGTACGCGGCGCGTACACGGCCGAACTGCTGGACGCCGACCCGGACTGCGCGCAGCCCTGGCTGGCCACGCTGTACGTGCCCGGCCCCTCCCTCTCCCAGGCCGTGGCCCGGCGGGGCTCGCTGCCGGTGCCCGCCCTGTTGTGGCTGATGGCGGGCACGGCCGAGGCGCTCCGGGCCATCCACGCCGAGGGCATCGTCCACCGCGACCTGAAGCCGTCGAATGTGCTGCTGGCCTCGGACGGCCCGCGTGTGATCGACTTCGGCATCGCGCTCGCCGCCGACGCGACGGCGTACACGGCGACGGGACACCCGCTCGGCACACCCGCGTACATGGCCCCGGAACAGGCGTCCATGCAGCCGATCACGGCGGCGACCGATGTCTTCGCCCTCGCCCAGACCGCCGCGTTCGCGGCGTTGGGCAGGCCGCTCTACGGGGACGGCCCCGGCGTCGACGTGCTGTACCGGATCGTCCACTCCGAGCCCGAACTGGCCCCGCTCCCCGAGCCGTTGCGGCCCCTGTTCGCCCGGTGCCTGGCCGCCGACCCGGCGGAGCGGCCCGCTCCGGCGGAGATCGTGGACTGGTGCAGGCAACGGCTGGGGGCGGTCGCCGAGGCGGACGGGGTGCCCGCCGTGTGGCGGGAGATCGGCGGACCGGAGAGCGAGGTCCCGCCCCCGGTGCCCGAGGCGACCCCGGCGCAGCCGGAGCCACCGGCCGGGCCCGCGACGCCCGGACCGGCGCAGGACGGGCGCCGCGCCCGCAGAAGGCGCGCGGCGCTGGTGTCGGCGGTCGGCGCGGTGAGCGCGCTGCTGGCCGCGGTCCTGGCCTGGCAGACCGTGGGCCCCGGCGGCGGCGACGCACACCGGGACACCGCGGGGACCCCGGCCGCCCCGGCCGCCCCGAGCAAGGACACGGACACCGGGGGCGCCACGCGAAAGGCATCCCCGACACCGACTCCGACGCCGACCCCGTCCCCCTCGCCCAGCGAGCCGCTCCCCGAGCCGTACCCGATGGTCATGCTCAGCGCGCAGCGCTCACTGAACCTCGCGGACCCGGACGTGCCGCTGACGAGCGGCAAGGGCGAGGTCCGCTTCGGCTGCGGGACGAACGGCTGCGCGCTGATGAGCGACGCGAGCGTATTCGCCCAGCCGAGCGACAAGCCGGGCACCACGCTCGACGACTGCCGCCAGCGGTTTACCTACGAGAAGGCGCACCGCCTTCCCACCGCCGTCGTCGCCAACGGAAGCGAGATCTGCATCAAGAACCCCTCGGGGGACATCGCGCTGTTCGTGATCGCGACGAAGTCGACCGCGGTCCCTGCGAGCGCCTTCCTTCTGGGCGACATCACGGTCTGGCGAGGAGCGGTCGAGCGAGGATCGGTCGAGCAAGGAGCGCTTTAG